ACCGAGACCTTCGACCTGGTCATCGGCGCCGACGGCGCCTGGTCCCGGGTGCGGCCGATGCTCTCCGACGCCGACCCGCACTACTCCGGCGTCACCTTCGTCGAGTTCGGCTTCGACGCCGCGGACACCCGGCACCCGGAGATCGCGGGCCTCGTCGGCGACGGCAGCATGATGGCCTCCGCCCCCAACCGGGCGCTGATCGTCCAGCGCAACGCGCACGGCCACCTCCGCGGCTACGCCGCCTTCCGCGGCTCGCAGGACTGGGCCCTGGAGGCCGGGGTGCGGATGGCGGACACCGAGGCGGTGCGGGCCGTGCTGCTCGAAGGGTTCGCCGGGTGGGACGAGCGGCTGCTGGCACTGCTGCGGGAGAACGACGGCGGGTTCGCCAACCGGCCGCTGTTCGCGCTGCCGGTGCCGCACACCTGGACGCACACCCCGGGCCTGACCCTGCTCGGCGACGCCGCGCACCTGATGACGCCGTTCTCCGGCATGGGCGCCAATTTGGCCATGCTCGACGGCAGCGAACTCGCCGAGGCCCTCGCCGGGGCCGATGACCCGGACGCCGCGGTCCGCGCCTACGAGGAGGTCATGCTGCCCCGCTCCGCCCAGGCCGCCGAGGGGGCCGCCCGCGGCCTGGCCAACGCCATCGCACCCGACGCCCCCCAGGGCTCCCTGCGCCATCTGCGCCGGATGGCCGGGCAGGAAGGACCGTGACCGCCGAGGACGGGCCCACGCCCGGGCGCCGCGAGCGCAAGAAGGCCCGGACCCGCCAGGCGCTGGCCGACGCCGCCCTCCGGCTCTTCCTGGAACGCGGCTACGACCAGGTCGGCGTCAAGGACGTGGCCGACGCCGCGGACGTCTCGGTGACCACCCTGTTCAAGCACTTCTCCGGCAAGGAAGCCCTGGTCTTCGACCAGGACGCCGAGCAGCGCGCGGCCCTGGTCGCCGCCGTCCGCGAGCGCCGGCCGGGCACCACCGTGCTGGACGCGCTGCGGGCGCACCTCCGCGGCCTGCTGGTGTGCGCCCACGAGACGCCCGGCTTCCGGGACTTCCGGGAACTGGTCGAGAACACCCCGGCGCTCGCCGAGTACGCCCACCGGATGTGGCTGCGCCACGAGACGGCCCTGGCCGAGGCGCTCGCCGCGGAACTCGGCACCCCGCCGGACGCCCCGTCGGTGCGCGCGCTGGCCCACTACGTGCTGGCCGCCCGGCAACTGGCCGGCGGGTCCACCGACCCCGGCCCCGCCCTGGACGAGATCTTCGCGCGGATCGGGAAGGGCTGGGCCGACCTGGTGGACTGACCACGGCCGGCCTCCCTGTGGTGGCCCGCCTCCGGTTGCGGCCCCCGCCCGCCCGTCGCACGATCGGCAGCGTACGGACTGCCGGGCGCGGCGAACGGACGCCACCGCGAGACGGCTCGGCCACGGCCCGGCGCAGAGGGACGGAACACCGTGAAGATCACTGAGCCCACGCCCGGCGCGCCCTGCTGGGTGGAGCTGGGCACCTCGGACGTCGACGCCGCCGCCGTGTACTACCGGCAGGTCTTCGGCTGGCACGGCGCGGCCGGCCCGGGTGACGGGACCGGCGGCTCCGTCCTGTTCCGCCTGGACGGCGCCCCGGTCGCCGGGGCGGCCGCGCTGCAGGCCCCCGGGCAGCCGACCGCCTGGACCGTCTCGTTCGCCACGCCGGACGCCGACGCGCTGGCCGCCGCGGTCACCGAGGTCGGCGGGCGGCAACTGGTGGCCCCCGCGGACGTCCTCGACCGGGGCCGCTTCGCGGTGCTGGCCGACCCGGAAGGGGCCGTCTTCTCGGTGTGGCAGGCCCGCTCCTTCGCCGGGGCCGGGCTGCTCAACGCGCCGGGCTCGCTGGGCTGGGTCGAGCTCGCCACCCGGGACGAGGAGGCCGCGAAGCACTTCTACACCCGTGTCTTCGGCTGGAGCGTCGGCACCCACGAGGACTATCCGCAGTTCGGCCTCGACGGCGCCGACTTCGGCGGCATGAGCGCGCTGGACGAGTTCTACCCGGATGACGTCCGGGCCCACTGGCTGCCGTACTTCGCGGTCGCCGACGTCGACGGGACGGCCGCCCGGGCCGCCGACTCCGGCGGGATGCTGCTGGTGCCGCCCACGGACGTCCCCGACGGGCCGCGGGTCGCGGTGGTCCGGGACCCGCAGGGGGCCCACTTCGGGATCCACCTCGTCGGCACGGAGGGCTGAGCCCGGGGACACCCGCCGCCGGTCCACCGTCACACAATCGGCGGCCTGTTCGTCGTTTCACCACATTCTTGGGGCCCCCTGGGCGTAATGTCCGCTTCGCGGCAATGGGTGGCATTGCGCGTCAAGAACAGGAGACCCCTATGTCCACGACCGAAGTCCTCGTGGCCCGAGGTAGAAGGCTCGCGGCCGGCGCGGGCGCGCTGACCGCGGCAGTCGCCCTGGGTGCGACGCTGTCCATCGCGGCCCCCGCGCAGGCGACCCCCGGCCCGAACGTCGGCAGCACCGCGAAGCCGTTCGGCACGGTCACCACGAAGATGGGCCTGAGTGCGCGTCAGTACCCCAGCACGGACTCCGCCGTGAAGGGCTACTACCGGCACCACACCCAGGTCGGCCTGATGTGCAAGGTCCGCACCCAGAGCGTCGGCGGCAACACCGTCTGGTACCTGACCCGCGAGGAGCGGCCGGCCTGGGTCGCCGCCAAGTACGTGACCAACAACGGGTACGTCAAGTACTGCAAGGACGTGCAGCGCAACCGGGTGCAGCCGGGGAACAACAACGCGGCGAAGCACGCCGTGGGCTGATGGGGCGCGGGCGAGGCCCGGTTCGGTACCCGACAGGTGCCGGGCCGGGCCTTCGTGCGCGCTGACGGCGCACCCCGGTCCACGGCGGGCCCCTTCCGTATTAATGGAACAAGTTCTACTGTGCCCCCGACCGGTGTCCGACGGGTCGTCAGATGGAGGACGGCACCCTCGGGCCGGACGACCGGACCGGATGAACTGGAGGGGCCGTGCACCTCGAATACACCCCCGAGCAACGGCAGTTGCGCACCGAGCTGCGCACCTACTTCGCCGCACTGGTGCCGGACAACGCCTACGCCCGGTATGCCGACCCCGCCGCCCGGAAGCGCTTCTACCGCGAGACGGTACGCCGCCTCGGCGCCGACGGCTGGCTCGGCGTCGGCTGGCCCCAGGAGTTCGGCGGGCGCGGCCTGACACCGATGGAACAGTTCATCTTCTTCGACGAGGCCGCCCAGGCCGGGGTGCCGCTGCCGCTGATGGCGCTGAACACCGTCGGCCCGACGATCATGCAGTTCGGCACCGACGAACAGAAGGCGTACTTCCTGCCCCGGATCCTCTCCGGCGAGATCGACTTCGCGATCGGCTACAGCGAACCGGACGCCGGGACCGACCTGGCCGCCCTCAAGACCCGCGCCGTGCGCAAGGGCGACGAGGAGACCGGCCACTACCTCGTCAACGGCCAGAAGATCTGGACGACCAACGGCGACACCGCGGACTGGGTGTGGCTCGCCGTACGGACCGACCCGGACGCTCCGCCCCACAAGGGCATCACCATGCTCCTGGTCCCCACCAGCGACCCCGGCTACTCCTGCACCCTGATCAATACGCTTGCCTCACACGACACCACCGCCAGCTACTACGAGAACATCACCGTCCCGGCCACCCGCCGCGTCGGCCAGGAGAACAAGGGCTGGCGGATCATCACCAACCAGCTCAACCACGAACGCGTCACCCTCGCCGCCCACGGCACCATGGCCATCCGCGCCCTGCACGACGTCCGGCGCTGGGCCGCGGAGACCACCCTCGCCGACGGCCGCCGCGTCATCGACCTGGGCTGGGTGCGCGGACGGCTGGCCCGCACCCACACCCGGCTGGACGCCATGAAGCTGCTGAACTGGCAGATGGTCGACGCCCTCCAGCAGGGCACGCTGACCCCCCAGGACGCCTCCGCCGTCAAGGTCTACGGCTCCGAGGCCCGCCGCGACGCCTACGCCTGGCTGATGGAGATCGTCGGCGCCGCCGGCCCCCTCAAGGAGGGCTCGGCCGGCGCGGTACTGCACGGCGAACTCGAACGCGGCTACCGCTCCGCCGTCATCTTCACCTTCGGCGGCGGCAACAACGAGATCCAGCGCGAGATCATCTCCTGGATCGGCCTCGGAATGCCGCGGGTACGCCGCTGAGGTTCAGGGCAGCGTCCAGATCTGGGTCGTCACGAAGTAGAAGACGACGGCCCAGAAGGCCATCACCGCGGCGACGAGACCGAGGCCGGCGAGGTTGGTCCTGGTCCGCGGTGCGTCCGGTGGCGGCCGCAGCCATCGCCTGAGCAGCCGGTTCACGTAGTAGGGCATGGTCAGGAAGCTCATGATGAAGCTCGACAGCAGGTTGCCCACGAGCAGCCCGGCCCAGAGCGGCAGCCCCAGCGGGGCCAGCGCGAGCGTCAGCAGCACCACGGTCGGGTACAGGCCGACCCAGACCGCGACCGCGGACTTGGTCTCGGAGGGCGGCCGCGCCTGCCTGCCGTTCTCGTCGAAGGCGAA
The sequence above is a segment of the Streptomyces lydicus genome. Coding sequences within it:
- a CDS encoding FAD-dependent oxidoreductase; translated protein: MNPTPLRIAIIGAGPGGLTCARVLQRHGVAVTVFDHEASADARPQGGTLDLHLTTGQAALRAAGLHDEFTALARPEGQETRLLDHTATVLFRHTPAPDDNARPEIDRGELRRLLLSSLAPGSVYWGHYLRTLHPLGDGRHHAEFDDGHTETFDLVIGADGAWSRVRPMLSDADPHYSGVTFVEFGFDAADTRHPEIAGLVGDGSMMASAPNRALIVQRNAHGHLRGYAAFRGSQDWALEAGVRMADTEAVRAVLLEGFAGWDERLLALLRENDGGFANRPLFALPVPHTWTHTPGLTLLGDAAHLMTPFSGMGANLAMLDGSELAEALAGADDPDAAVRAYEEVMLPRSAQAAEGAARGLANAIAPDAPQGSLRHLRRMAGQEGP
- a CDS encoding TetR/AcrR family transcriptional regulator; this encodes MTAEDGPTPGRRERKKARTRQALADAALRLFLERGYDQVGVKDVADAADVSVTTLFKHFSGKEALVFDQDAEQRAALVAAVRERRPGTTVLDALRAHLRGLLVCAHETPGFRDFRELVENTPALAEYAHRMWLRHETALAEALAAELGTPPDAPSVRALAHYVLAARQLAGGSTDPGPALDEIFARIGKGWADLVD
- a CDS encoding VOC family protein produces the protein MKITEPTPGAPCWVELGTSDVDAAAVYYRQVFGWHGAAGPGDGTGGSVLFRLDGAPVAGAAALQAPGQPTAWTVSFATPDADALAAAVTEVGGRQLVAPADVLDRGRFAVLADPEGAVFSVWQARSFAGAGLLNAPGSLGWVELATRDEEAAKHFYTRVFGWSVGTHEDYPQFGLDGADFGGMSALDEFYPDDVRAHWLPYFAVADVDGTAARAADSGGMLLVPPTDVPDGPRVAVVRDPQGAHFGIHLVGTEG
- a CDS encoding acyl-CoA dehydrogenase family protein, with protein sequence MHLEYTPEQRQLRTELRTYFAALVPDNAYARYADPAARKRFYRETVRRLGADGWLGVGWPQEFGGRGLTPMEQFIFFDEAAQAGVPLPLMALNTVGPTIMQFGTDEQKAYFLPRILSGEIDFAIGYSEPDAGTDLAALKTRAVRKGDEETGHYLVNGQKIWTTNGDTADWVWLAVRTDPDAPPHKGITMLLVPTSDPGYSCTLINTLASHDTTASYYENITVPATRRVGQENKGWRIITNQLNHERVTLAAHGTMAIRALHDVRRWAAETTLADGRRVIDLGWVRGRLARTHTRLDAMKLLNWQMVDALQQGTLTPQDASAVKVYGSEARRDAYAWLMEIVGAAGPLKEGSAGAVLHGELERGYRSAVIFTFGGGNNEIQREIISWIGLGMPRVRR